Proteins from one Gimesia maris genomic window:
- the xerC gene encoding tyrosine recombinase XerC: protein MISSQAVRSIDLHDAIDHFLRYLQIERNSSDLTLKSYAEDLESLVEYLTEYEGALLPPDQIGISELRRYVAYLHECQYEKTTIARRLACLRSFFRYCCREGYSKTNPAKPLRTPRTGRKLPHFLTTDQIGTLLEAPPANQKMGLRDRAILETLYSAGLRVSELVALNVSDWDQDANIIRVLGKGRKERIAPIGSFAAKALTHWLEEREAKPGAHPDSDALFLNRLKTRLTSRSVGRMLEKYLLQTGLDKKTSPHTLRHTFATHLLDGGADLRSVQELLGHKSLTTTQIYTHVSTKRLLETYEKAHPHAQRSKK, encoded by the coding sequence ATGATCTCTTCGCAAGCAGTCAGGTCGATCGACCTTCATGATGCGATTGACCACTTTCTGCGATATCTGCAAATCGAAAGAAATTCTTCAGACCTGACTTTGAAGTCTTACGCGGAAGATCTGGAAAGCCTGGTGGAATATCTCACTGAATACGAAGGAGCGTTACTCCCTCCCGATCAGATCGGAATCAGTGAACTCAGACGGTACGTTGCGTATCTGCATGAATGCCAGTACGAAAAAACGACAATTGCCAGGCGTCTGGCCTGCCTCCGCAGTTTTTTCCGCTACTGCTGCCGGGAAGGGTACTCGAAAACCAATCCCGCCAAACCGCTTCGCACGCCGCGGACGGGTAGAAAATTACCTCATTTTTTAACCACCGATCAGATTGGAACGTTACTCGAAGCACCGCCGGCCAATCAGAAAATGGGTCTGCGCGACCGGGCGATTCTGGAAACGCTCTATTCTGCCGGACTGCGTGTTTCTGAACTGGTGGCATTAAACGTGAGTGACTGGGACCAGGATGCCAACATCATTCGCGTCCTGGGTAAAGGGCGGAAAGAACGCATCGCACCCATTGGTAGTTTCGCCGCCAAAGCTTTAACACACTGGCTGGAAGAGCGCGAAGCCAAACCGGGCGCTCATCCCGATTCCGATGCCCTGTTTCTCAATCGTCTGAAAACCAGGCTAACTTCGCGAAGTGTCGGACGGATGCTGGAAAAGTATCTCCTGCAGACCGGACTGGACAAAAAAACCAGCCCTCACACCTTGAGACACACTTTTGCCACACATCTGCTGGATGGCGGAGCAGATTTACGCAGCGTGCAGGAACTTCTGGGGCATAAGAGCCTGACGACCACTCAGATTTATACGCATGTCAGTACCAAGCGTCTGCTTGAAACCTATGAAAAAGCACACCCACACGCGCAACGCTCGAAAAAATAA